The genome window AAGAAAGGTGACCCTCCGCCCCTCCACCagcccctccacccaccccacAAACCTCCCTCCACCCTGAAATGGCATgcactgttttgtctctctcccAGTCCCCCTTTTGGACCAgtcaaaaagggaaaaatggggtTTCTACGGTGTCATTTCCAGACACTTTTTGGGCCGGATGAgatttttttcagcatgtttgttcAGCCTGCTCAATCTGGTGTCAGTTTGTGAGTTTCTCCCTCTCGTCTCTTTTATCCAGCAACACAAGGCTACGTGAGACGTGGAGAGCAGTGTAAAATAAACGCTAGCTTTTAACTCTCAGTGGATACCGAAATGTCCTGAGTTTATGAATGATATAAAAAGAAACTCTGCTACTGTCTGTTTTATACTTCGCACCCAGTGGCATCATCATGTTGTGACATCATTGCATGCCCGAGCATGCTCTTTCTTACTCTTTGGTTTATGAGGTTGTTTCGAAGTTAATGTGGAGAAAATAATGAGATGTTTGAAATTAACGAGTTCTGTGTGGTTATTGCTGTCGTCTCGCCCGTTCCATCAAACCAGGCAGTTTTCAAAAAAGTGGTGACGAACAAATCGATGAGCAGGAGGGATTTTTAGTGATTTTTGAGTCCATTCCAGTCTGGTTATTTTATCGACAGTTTCTCCATCCATGTTGCAGAAAATGCACTACATCACAATACATAACATTAGCATGACATaagatcacacacactgaggattTTATGCGCGTCGCACGGCCAAAGAGTCAGCAAACTACATttctgaaaaaggaaatgaaaaaaatgaatgtcatgTTATTCGGGGTTCCAGCAGGTGCAAGTTTCTCAGCTTTCAAACGattggaggaagaaaaggagtcTTCAGGAGTGTGATCATAGTGGGAACGTTACCACGTTGATGCTAAAGgattaattcaacatttttgggaaatgcaTGGTGTCTGcctggacagaaccaggctagctgtttccccctgttcccggtctttatgctaagctaagctaacggtcTACTGGCTGTAGCCTTAATATTCAACAGACAGTTGAGTGATGGCTGAAAAGTCAAAAGGTTAAAGACAAACGTGTCATTCTCAAATCAGGTTAAAtctgaagtgtttctgtctcttcagaACTTTCAGCGATATGTAAACACTGGGTAAGTATAAGTCCCGTATTGCAGAAGGTGagatttccatttgttttctgatcatAAAGTAGGTCAATACGATgtataaatactgtgaaaatatcAAAAAGCTCAGTACACTGACACACTGCCCATCTTCAGAAACTGTGCCTTTAAACGAGCCGTCAaggttgtgatgtcacagatgTGCAGTTGGCCACGCCCCCTGCACCGCAGGATGGAAACATGGTGGGCGGTGCCTTCTCAGGCCTGTgagagctgaccaatcagagcagactaAACTTTTTGAGAAGGGGGGGCCTTAAAGAGACAGGCACTCCAGTGGAGCGTTTCAGACAAAGGGTGAACAGAGGTGCTGCAGAAAGAAGCAgtatgagaaaaataatgtatttttttaacatcaaaGCAAGTAAACATTTTATAGCAGATACCCAAAATTAAAATATGAGCCTGAAAATGAGTGTAATACGGGACCTTGGAGAAAGTATCTGGACACCTGGTTCTCTGCAGTACAGGAGGTGGTGAATACATGAATACAGCATGATGGTTACATGAACCTTAACCACAATATCATCCGCTCTCAAAATACTGCAAAGCACTGTGGGAAGGGCGAGGACGTCTGTGCTCCGTCCAGATGAGCTGAAATAAACAGAGATCCAACCAGGCATGATGACACAATGTCAACCATTTACTGTTCACAGGAATACTTCAATATTCAAcagctgtacttttactgtgtCCACACTAACGCTGAATAAAATCAGAACACTTGACAAGGTGAGTGAAGGCACAGagcaacagagacaaaatattgttttgtctttaaacTTCCAACATGGAcagaagtatgtggacaccccgGCCATTACACCCATATGTGCTGTTCAAACAGCCTCCGCTCCTCTGATTTCAGCCTTTAAACCAGATTTTAGAGCCTGCTGCACGATTTTCTCCCATTCTGACACAAGAAGCCGTACTGAGGTCCAGCACTCGTCTTGGGGGatcaggtctggctcacagtcgGTGTTCCAGctcatcccaaaggtgctggatggggttgaggtctGTCAGGTTgttccacaccaaactgggaaaaccatTTGTCTGTTGAGCTGCATTGCACGATTTTAATCCATGACTTTTTATACAGTGCTGGAAAAAATCTGTTAAGTAAAAATATAccaaaaatatttgaaatactACAATTCCAGTACAAGTCCTGCGTTTAATTACTATCaattaaatgtacttaaagcagaaaagtaaaaatacccATTAAACAGATAAAATGCCGACTGTGAGTGATAAGAGTTTGTTTTACTATTCATATGTAGGTTAACAGTGTCAACGGTTCAATGAAATGTGTGGATGAGAAAAACGCTAATgtgttgaagcaggtgttgtttgATGCACTGGAAAACAATGagattttcttttctaattataggtttttttttttaagtctgaaatCTGCAACGTAAGTCATAATGAAATCTGTCAACTAATTATCATGTAAGCACAATATTTACCCCTGAAAAGTAGTGGAGTAATGGTagcaaacactgtaaatgttCTATAGAATTAGatatttaataatttaatatagattaaaaattaaatataaataaatgtcttcATCAGGGAAGACTCAACCACAGTCTTCACTTGGCTGCAGTTCGACTCATGTGGGTTACAGTCTGACAGATCCAGGTTCAGGCCTCATGTGGACTCAGCTAGTAAGACTACAGAGGTATTTGTACATGAGTATTTCCATATTATCCCATTtctgagaagaaaacacatttattatgTATTAAGGTAAGTGCAttggaaatattgtactttttactccattacatttatgTGACAGTTTCAGTTACTACTTACTTCTCAGATTAATATTTTATATGTTGAAACATATGATCAgtttaataaaaatatattgttaTAAACGGCACAACCCAACAGCATATGTTCACCTTAGTAGACGCTGTTTAGAATGAATCAGTCCTGAATACATCATCAGTGTAACTTTGACTGGAGTCATtttgcataatgagtacttgtacttttgaTATTTAAGTACAATTTGTGGTATCGTTATTTTTGCTTAACTAAAAGATCTGAGTGCTTTCCACCTCTTCAGTCTGATGTGTTTTACCTGtaaatggctgaaaatgatgGTTACAGGTGAGACTGTTGACTTGAAGGAGTGAAACACCGCCCCCTACTGTCCCACTCAGGAAATGTATTTGCTAATATCTCACAGGCTCGTTTGGCCTTTGTGTTTATCTGAATTATCTTGAAACGAACTCGGATAGCAGTTTATCTCCTCTTCGGTCTGTCTGGAGCTTCTGGTCTGACCTCCTGCGTGGGGCGGCTGTAGCGGCAGCGGCTCCGCTGCGACAGCTCACTGCGAGGCGGTTTCCGGTGTCCGTCCGTCTGCAGGAGGATGGCGTCCGGCTTCCACCGCATCCCCTCCACCGCCGGTCCTCCGAGTCCCAAATATCCTGAAGGTTGTCGACCTCCGCCTGAAGACGGCAGTGAAAACCATCGCTAAGCTGCTTGAGTAAGTTACCGcggttgtgttttttgtgaagGATCGTTTTTGCAGATGTGCGGGGCTCCGCTCCAGAAGCTGAATTTTCCCCCGCAGCTGCGGGGAGGCCTAGTTTGATTTGGGGTCCGTTTTCAGTGGAGGCTCGTATCAAACATTAGACCAGTCGACGTTATTGTGGCCTTTCATAAAGCGGCGTCTCAGGCGAAGCGACGGTTGCTTGCAGGCTGCGGTGCTTCTGTCGCTTTTGCCTTGATGAACTTAAGTTAATATCTGCAGTTTTTAGCGCAACAAAACCGCcggtttttatgttttttttatgagacATGGATGGTTATAATCTCAAAGGAAGTCCAGTGTGTAGCAACGTTAGCTGAAGCTAGCTGCTAGCCGTTAGCTGCTAGCTACGCCGCCGCAGCTGACAAGCTAACGTCGGGTAGTTGCATCCTGGAAGAGACACTATCAATTAAAAACCCGAAGGAAATGATATTTATCTACAGCcaaagtcagagagagcagagtcgATATCACGAAGCCATTTGCATCACGCAAAGTGTAAAATACGCGTTTTGTAAAGATGGAGCCATTACGTGCCCGTTTAGCGTTTCAGGAAATAGACTGATCCTAAATTCTGGTGTTGATGGAGCTTTCTCTGGGGTTATTTTTGCGGGTATCCATTTAGGAAAGTGCCTTGGGTCTGTGCATGTCACCACAGTATCTGCCTGCCAAGTAATACTGTTTATAGAGTACTTTTTAGATTCGTTTCCTGAATAACCCAGGACCAAGCTTTAGGCCCGCGGAGCTAACGTTAGTTTGGTGGTTTGTTTCAGTTCTCTCACCGCAAACAGGACCTGACAGCCAGCAGTCACTCACACATCAGTCTGACCGATCAGCGTCTTTCCCTCCTGAAACACAAACCTCAGTAAACCACACAGCCCTTCAAGCCAGCGCTGCTGTCTCTTTCGTTATTTATGATGGATCGTGTCTGACAGCTCATCAGCAGTGTGCTTTAATATTAACAGCCTGCACTGTGTGCGCTCATTGAAGTAACATTCTGTGCATTTGAAGTTTATTTAGTaagatgttgtttgtgtttattcctTCAGGTTTTCTCACCTGTCTCAAAGGACCTGTgtgaacacacatacagcacacagcCACTCTTGGTGTGCTGCTCACCTTTTCTAAAGCCACATCCACCCTCTCAGTTTGGCACTGAAGCCCAAATCATCTGCTGAGCGCTGAGTCCCTGCATGTGGAAGGATGACAGAGgcgtggcagcagcagcagcaacatgcgGTGGCTCCACCCTCTGTTGTGCACACGCTCCCCCAGGGAACTGACAACCCTCTGGGATGCGCCGTGTACGGAGTTGTCTTGCAGCCAGATGCGTCCCTGCAGCAGCCCCAGCATGGCCAGCAGCTCTCGGTTCAAGCACAGCAGGCCTCCTTGCAGGTAGGGGGCGAGAGGGGGCACAAGTGTGGGGCCTGCGGCCATGACATCTCTCACCTGGCCAACCCTCACGAACACCAGTGCATGGTGAACCAGGACCGATCGTTCCAGTGTACACAGTGTATGAAGATCTTCAGCCAGGCGACGGACCTTCTGGAGCAtcagtgtgtgcaggtggagcagaaaccttttgtgtgtggtgtttgtaAGATGGGCTTCTCTCTGCTCACCTCTTTGGCGCAGCATCACAATTCGCACGGCAACGGAAACAACCCCATGAAGTGCTCCATCTGCGAAAAAACGTACCGGCCGGGTTCCGGAAACGTCACCCCGACCTCGTCAGCGGCCAATCCTCAGCAGCCCTCCACTGGCGAGACGTCCAGTGGCGGCGCGGCGATCAGTGCCTCATCTCCCCCTGCATTTGAGGCCTCTGCACCAGACAGGCCATATAAGTGCTCGGTGTGCCATAAGTCCTTCCGGCATTTGTCAGAGCTGACCCGCCACGAGAGAGTACACACTGGTGAGAAGCCATACAAATGTGACACGTGTGACAAAAGCTTCAGCCAGTCGTCACACTTGGCGCACCACCAGCGCACACACAGCTCCGAGCGGCCGTACAAATGTGCCGTGTGCGAGAAGAGCTTCAAACACCGCTCTCACCTCGTGCGGCACATGTACGCTCATTCTGGCGAGCACCTGTTCAAGTGCAATTTGTGTGAGATGCACTTTAAGGAGTCGTCTGAGCTCCTGCACCATCAGTGCCAGCCTGAAGGGGAGAGACCTTTCCGCTGCGGTTCCTGCGGGAAGAGCTTCAAGCGCCCGTCCGACCTGCGGCAGCACGAACGCACCCACTCGGAGGAGCGACCTTTCCAGTGCGAGGAGTGCCAGATGAGCTTCAAACAACAGTACGCTCTCGTACGCCACCGTCGCACTCACAAAAATCCAGCTGATCGACCCTTCAAGTGCAATCTCTGCGATAAGGGCTTTCTTCAGCCATCCCACCTACTTTACCACCAGCAGGTTCACGGTATGGAAAGTCTGTTCAAGTGTGCGTCCTGCCAGAAGtctttcagccaatcaggagaaCTGCTGAGGCACAAATGTGGCGGGGAAGTGGAGAAGCCCTACAAGTGTGACGTGTGTGGCAAAGGTTACAAAAAGAATTCGACGCTGCAGCGCCACCAAAACTCTCACTGCACAGAGAAGCCGCTGAAATGCTCGCTGTGCGACAAGCGCTTTGTGTCGTCCTCCGAGTTCGTCCAGCACCGCTGCGACCCGACCCGCGAGAAGCCGCTGAAATGTCCCGACTGTGAAAAGCGCTTCCGGTACTCGTCCGAGCTGCAGCGCCATCGGCGAGTTCACACCGGGGAGAAACCTTTCAAGTGCGCCAGCTGCGACAAGAGCTTCAAGCAACGCGAGCACCTCGCCAAGCACCAGAGCGTGCACTCGCGGGAGACGCAgtttaagtgtgtgtggtgCGGCGAGCGTTTTGTTGACCTCACGGCTCTGCAGGAGCACACGGTCCAGCACACTGCGGAGGGGGAGAGTTTCCCTGAAGCTCCCTGCATCCCGTGAACTGAACAGCTCTTCAATCCTGGGCAGCAAACGTGACGCTCGCCCTCAAAGCAAGCGTGCCAGCCTCCGCTCGCCCATTTGTAGTTTATAACACGCACCTGCTAATTATGTTTAATGGTTTTTAGTAATGTTAAGACTCATCCTCATCCTTTGTTGAGTAAATGGCAAAACACCTCAAATCAACAGGCGATCGATCAGGACCCCTCGACTTACTTTGGAACGCGTGGAAAAAAACTTGAACAGCGTGAAAAAGGCGTTTAATGTAAAATGTGGGAAGATCTTGGTTTTGTTTAGTACCGAGTGTGGGACCTCGTTGTGTGGTTGCATGTGATTGTCTGTTTTGTAACTGTTGATTCTGTTGAGAAAGATGCAAAGAAGTTGCAGACAGTTGTCAgatgtgtgtgctcatgtgtaaGCTCCTCTGAAATCCATGTGCCTTTTTTACCCACCACTCATTCTGTGTTCTGTTCGTCTTCATGTCCAGTATAGATGAAACCTCCCATCCGTTCACAGCGGCTGGCTTGTGCAGCAGTATCTTTTCACATGCTAGATCTTAGGTAGTATCATCTGTTTGTGCATGAATATTTATCACACTTTAATATCACTGTTGTATTATAGGTTTGGTTCATTTAGGAAAACATCctaagaagatgaagaagaagaaaaaagtggaTTTGTGAAAATGTATAGCCTGTGTCCTATGAAATCTGTGTTGTTGCATCTTTGtattaaaacaaatgacatcTAGGTAACTAACCCATACCTATCATGTCATACAAACACTTGGCATGTGCAATAGAACATGCACAATGTAATATTTATGACTACTGATTCATGGCATAGTCTACTCTGTTATATTATAGATTGTGTGTATACGCTTATGTAAACATTGAAAACTGTATAGTGCTTCTGTTACCTGCTTTTGTATTCACCACGAATGAGCTTGCGGTATTTTGCAAGCACTTTAGTTTCAGTTCCAGTTGGATCGTGAGGTTTAACCAGATAAGACTCCTAAACATATGCTCACTTGCCACAAACTAGCTGCAGTAGTTACTGTGCGATAGATCTAACAAatgtaatattatttttattttattttgaagaattGGCCTTGTAACATCCTCACAGGATTCTGGCCTGCGTCTGGTCCACGCAGACGTCCGGCAGGTGAATCCAAGTAGCCTCAAAGTTGCGATTTATGTGTTGGTTTATGCCGGGCATAAAGTAAAATATTTGTGTACTTTAGTTAACTGTGTGGGTTTCTATATTCTGTACAATCTTTGCAGTATATTTAAAAGAAGGGTTTTGGAGTTTAAAGACGTCAGGCAGAGGGGATTAGAGTCGGGGtgggacgggacgggacggggGCCGTGTGGTTGTGCCATGGTTTAAGTCCGGTGAGTCTGCTTCAAAACGAGTGGAACGAAGCGTTGGATTTACACAAATCAATATAGACTCCTGTTCATACTGTATACAGACAATTAAAATAAACCACCCTTATGAAAACAAAGGTTTCATCGTTTCTAactctgctgcaggtgttttgtcCTGTTAACTTAGGATTAATTTCATGTTCTCACTCATTTTACAATGCAGGATTTTTGTTTAAGTTCTGCTCTCACTGCTGGTTATCTGTCGTGTCAATCAAGTCAAACCAATATTGAAATTGCATATATATTAtatgaattattttttaatacaGTACATTCATATATTCGTACCCggatttatattttattctctATATTTTCGGTCACTGGCAGGTTGCAGGTCACTGACACACTTGATTTACTTCCGGGTGATGTTTACCGCAAAAAGGAAGCCCATCCTGCTAACGAACCGCTGCTAgatgcaccaccaccaccacccatcTGATGAAATTATTAAGTCACAGATTCTGCTGATATTTCATACATTATTAATAACTTCAACCCTGATGGTGCTGCATCGTTTTACGGAGAGCAACGTTCCGCTAACGAGGTGCTAACGAGCTAACGTTCATGTCGGGCGGACTTCCTCTGAGCTCGGATATTTCTGCGACGAGGTTAGCCGGCTAACTTTAGCCCCATtattgttttgacatttcagaaatgtCGGCACTAATAAGTAGTCCGTAGCTCATAACTGTTTTGTGTAATACAGGAATTTACAATCTACACGAATCTGTATTTCTTCATTTAAGgttgcatttttattatttaatgtttAGCTAAATTAAGTTAAGCTAGGTCACCGTAAGTAAGTGCTAGCTTGGTGCTTTGATGGTCGTGAATGATGCTGGTCCTCTCAGGTCTGTTTGAATGTGGAAATATCTCGCGGAGATTGTTGTTAACTGGTCTCGTCTCAGTGtgaacagcagctctctgctggtGAAAAAGGCCCAGAAGAGCCCGTGTCGTGACGGGCTCCACATGCAGCTTTTTGGGCTGAAATAAAACGGTTTGTGGGCTTTGTGGAGACAAACGTGATCCCCGCCTGAGACAGAAAATTAGACTCGAACCAGGAGAGTCTCTCTGTTAATCTAGTCCAGGTCTGACAGATTGGTCTGCTCTCATAACCGAAATCACTATTTTTCCTGTTTATACTGGTTTTTACAAACGTGAAACTGGGTTTTAAACGGTCTGCAGAGGATCCACGTTAATCTGGTTCAGGCTTGTCATCTGTGAGCACTGTAGTGTTTGGACTCCACCTGGACTGTCGTGGTCTGGGTGGAGGAAATGCAGTGAAATGGCCattaaataaaggtttgaaaagaggatggaACAAATGCGTTAGAAATCTGAAAGTGGATTTGAGTTTCTTTGTTAATCTAGTCCAGGTTCAGGGTTTGTGGATTGTATTTTGGTCACAGGTGGCCCCTTTTTTCTCGTCTTCAGGGTCCATGTTTGTCACGTGTAGGTCTGACAGGTCTCAGGTTTGTTCTTGATGGTGAAAAGCAGTGATACTGTCCTTTTTCAGAGTAGAGTTTTCTAAAATGTGACAATGGGATCAGAATAAAGTGGCGTGTGGTCTCCGGCTCTGACAGGATTCAGTAtctcacactgactgactggctgctcGTTCTCTGTCACACGGTTTTTAGAGTTTCTCGTCTCCATGTGTATCTGGTTTAAGTCTGACAGCACTGCGGTTTTTCAGGTCGTCCTGGTCTGACGTGGGCCTGACaggaaaaaggcagcaaaatctAATACAACAAGTTTGACAAAccacacaaaaccaaacaaaaaagactcAAAGCAGCGTGACAACAGAGAATCAAACAAACAGATCTGCAAAGATTAGTTGATTGAACAGTTAATTGACTGGAAATTAATTGGTAACTATTCTGATTGATTTTataacaaaaatgtcaaagtttcTCTTGTTTCATCTTCAGAGACGTTCTCATACATAAACAGAAAGTAAATATCTTTGGGGTCTAGTTTGATGCTTGAATTAAAGCAGTTTGATTccttcacctcaggctgagggagagtttttatcattttacagaccaaatgATTCACGTCAGATGAATCAATCGTGGAATTGTTCGTTACTTGCAGCCCTCCATCGTCAGCCTGATTGTTTTTACATCCTTTTTAACTGCACCTCTGTCCTCCGTtcagcctcttctctctcctctctcctgtcgtCATGCAGCTGGCGGGTCTTCATCCCATCCTGCCCATCAACATCCTGCTCAGGGGCTTCACACACTCAGTCATTGTAGCTCTGTCGGTCTGCACAGCAGCTGCGTCAGACCGGCCTGACGCCTTTCATCAGAGGGCGCAAGCAGCCAAAGCCCATGGTAAGCACAGCACAGGCGTCTTAGAGCCGCATATTCTGGAGAGTCGGTGCGCTGCCTTCCGGTATCGAGCCAACAAGTGTTCAGAGGGAGGTGAAGGTCCTCGACACGGAGCCTCAAAGCTAGCGATGCCCGGATCCACACCGGCCAGCAGCAAGGCTCGGGTGTACACCGACGTCAACACACAGAAGAACCGAGAGTACTGGGATTATGATGCACACGTGCCAAACTGGAGGTACGGCTGTTACGCTGCCTTAAAGCCATTCGGCTCCTTCGTCTCTTCAGGTCACAGTCGAGCGTTTTACAAAGCAGACTGAATGGATGCTTTATTATCACACATTTAATCCTGTTTAGTGTtaaactgttggtcagacaaaacaagcagcgtGAAGAGATCACATCAGTCTCTGCAAACATTTGACCGTCTAAAAACAGATTCACTGAAAAATAACTGAGAGAAtagtgataatgaaaataatttaagGCTTAAAATTCCCAAACAGGATCTTCTTAGGGCTGTAAGTAGTGATGCTTTTCACTGTCAATGAATGTTTTGATTAGTtttttgatgtcttcagattTTGTTTCACCATCAGTTTCAGATtttggagaagctggaagcagagaatatttggtgttttttgctTCATACATGTCTTAAAGGAGTCGGCAGATATCAGAATTGTTGTCTAATTGGCTAACAGTTTTAGCTCATCTTCTCGCTGATGATTGATCAGCTGTTTTAGAAAAGCAGATGTTTGTTGTCATGGTCTTAAGTTCACTTcctttgtttctgctctttctcaGCAATCAAGACAACTATCAGCTGGTGCGTAAACTGGGTCGAGGGAAATACAGTGAAGTGTTTGAGGCCATAAATGTGACCAACAATGAGAAGGTGGTGGTGAAGATCCTCAAGGTGAGCTCCTTATTTGAGAGTTTCTCGCCTTTCCTCCACCTggcagagcttccacagcctcTCTTCAGTGTCTGCTTGTGCCTCTTGAGGTGTTCTCCATGTGTTACGTCAGTGAGGACTGTgctctttatttcctctcacAGTTTATGTGACTAGGACTCTTGTTAGAAGTGCACTTATTTTTAGGCTTAGCACTAAGACTCTCCCTGCAGGCAGGCGGTGCCCCCACCCTCAGCAGGTTCAGCCCCTCACAGTTTTAGAAAAGTTAGTTTCATTCATCCGTCCGTCGAGCTCCGTCAGGTCTGATGGTGTTGACTCACCAGCAGCGCTTCAGAAGATCTCTGCAGTATAAATACTCGTTTTTTCCAGCACAGCGTTCTTCTGGAACGAGTCTGGTCAAAGTCTGTGCATTTGACAGACTGAGAAGCACTGATGGATGACGCTGTCTGAGACAAACTTACTGTCAGtgagtttaaaaaaaggatGCTCTGAGGCTCCGCATCGCTCCGTGGAGACGCCTGCCGGTCAAGTGGAAAAGGAACATTTAATTCTTGCGTGTCCTACAAAGAGAGATTAATGGCTTAGAAAGGTATGTTGAGCCTGAAGTCAGAGTTTTCGATGTCACACAGGTGGCTCTCATTTAACCTGGAGGTCCAGTTCACAGCTTCAGATCACCATTAACTCTTTTCCTGATGATATTCTCTATGAGCGACACACTCTGGGCTGAGAGTTATATATGCAAACCCACTGAAGCGTACGTGAGTAATGTCACTGGGTAATTACAGCACTGCGCTGAGGTCTTCGGCCACATTCAGCTGGTGATGCAGAAAATCTTATATCCTGTTTGCTTCACTTGATTTGAACAGTTTAAGCAGCAGATCATCCAAAGAATGATGAGCAGCGCTGCTTTTGCTGTAATCATTCAGCTCCCCGTTAAAACGACCTGTTCTCTTTGCTGAAGGAGTCAAATGAGTCACCAAACGCCTCTTTTCACAGGAAGGTCCAGAGAGCCCGATGAAGAAAAACTGGGTTAACAGAGACACTTAATGACCACCGTCGTGACCCCGTTATCTCTGATTGGAGTTTTAGATCATGTTAATCAGCAGACTGTGGCCAGCTCACTTCGTAGTACACCTAGTTTTGTATTTGTTGAGAAGGATTTGTAATACTGCACTTCAAATATTCTGCCTTCTGTGTGTTTAGGCATCAAGCGTTTGGTTCCCTCTGCAGTACTTTATTTAATCTTTTGGTTATTTTAGTTACATTgaatgtttgtctttatttcagcccgtcaagaagaagaagatcaaaCGGGAAATCAAAATTCTTGAAAACCTGCGTGGAGGAACCAACATCATCCGCCTGGTCGACACGGTCAAAGACCCGGTGGTGAGCCAGAGTCCTGCCGTCACTTTAATGCATGTCGGCATGCCAGCTGTAGTAATCcacttgtgtgtgagtgttggtgtgtgtgtgtgtgtgtgattgtgtgtgtgtgtccatgcagtGACAATGATCACCACCGACCTGCTGTTCTCCTCAGTTAAGCCTTGTGTTGTCCTCTCTTTGCAGTCCAGAACACCAGCGCTTGTCTTTGAGTGCATCAATAACACAGATTTTAAGGTACTTAAGTTTGGCCGACATCATACATGCTGAACTACCAGCAGAGTTCCCATTCATGCAAAGCCATTGATATCCATTATTAATAACACAAATAACCCTCCAGTTAATGTTGTACATGCACAGAGGCCTTTGAACTGCTGACACCATGAAACTATTGACTGACGTCTTCATGTGGTTCCACAGGAGCTTTACCAGAAGCTGACAGACTATGATATCCGTTACTACATGTATGAGCTGCTCAAGGTACGAACATCTTGTTTACATCGCCCCCAGTCTTATGGCTATTTATAGATCTGTTTAAAGACcacttttaaaatcaaacatgGTGCCAAACCTGCTGCGAACGTGACAGTGAAGTTGGTACGTCGGGGTCGTTCAGAGGAATGACCTCCTGTGattgacaggaagcagagtgtAACGTAATGCTCGTTTTGTTcaaag of Chaetodon auriga isolate fChaAug3 chromosome 1, fChaAug3.hap1, whole genome shotgun sequence contains these proteins:
- the znf319a gene encoding uncharacterized protein znf319a, whose protein sequence is MTEAWQQQQQHAVAPPSVVHTLPQGTDNPLGCAVYGVVLQPDASLQQPQHGQQLSVQAQQASLQVGGERGHKCGACGHDISHLANPHEHQCMVNQDRSFQCTQCMKIFSQATDLLEHQCVQVEQKPFVCGVCKMGFSLLTSLAQHHNSHGNGNNPMKCSICEKTYRPGSGNVTPTSSAANPQQPSTGETSSGGAAISASSPPAFEASAPDRPYKCSVCHKSFRHLSELTRHERVHTGEKPYKCDTCDKSFSQSSHLAHHQRTHSSERPYKCAVCEKSFKHRSHLVRHMYAHSGEHLFKCNLCEMHFKESSELLHHQCQPEGERPFRCGSCGKSFKRPSDLRQHERTHSEERPFQCEECQMSFKQQYALVRHRRTHKNPADRPFKCNLCDKGFLQPSHLLYHQQVHGMESLFKCASCQKSFSQSGELLRHKCGGEVEKPYKCDVCGKGYKKNSTLQRHQNSHCTEKPLKCSLCDKRFVSSSEFVQHRCDPTREKPLKCPDCEKRFRYSSELQRHRRVHTGEKPFKCASCDKSFKQREHLAKHQSVHSRETQFKCVWCGERFVDLTALQEHTVQHTAEGESFPEAPCIP